In Haemorhous mexicanus isolate bHaeMex1 chromosome 6, bHaeMex1.pri, whole genome shotgun sequence, a single window of DNA contains:
- the INF2 gene encoding inverted formin-2 isoform X4, whose protein sequence is MSIKKEGAHKKWAALKEKLGPQETDQSEANLENAEPELCIRLLQMPSVVNYSGLRKRLENSDDAWMVQFLELSGLDLLLEALDRLSGRGVARISDALLQLTCISCVRAVMNSHKGIEYIVSNEGYVRKLFQALDTTNVMVKKQIFELLAALCIYSSDGHSLALDALDHYKSVKNQQYRFSIIMNELSNTDNVPYMVTLLSAINAIILGTEELRTRTQIRNEFIGLQLLDVLDKLR, encoded by the exons ATGTCCATCAAGAAGGAAGGTGCCCACAAGAAGTGGGCTGCCCTGAAGGAGAAGCTCGGACCCCAGGAGACCGACCAGTCAGAGGCCAACCTGGAAaatgcagagccagagctgtgcaTCCGTCTCCTGCAGATGCCCTCAGTGGTGAACTACTCCGGGCTGAGGAAGAGGCTGGAGAACAGTGATGATGCCTGGATGGTCCAGTTCCTGGAGCTGTCTGGGCTGGATCTCCTCCTGGAGGCCCTGGACAGGCTGTCAGGGCGAGGAGTGGCCCGGATATCCGATGCCTTGCTTCAGCTCACCTGCATTAGCTGTGTGCGAGCGGTCATGAACTCCCACAAAGGCATAGAATACATCGTGAGCAACGAGGGCTACGTCAGAAAACTCTTCCAAG CACTTGACACGACTAATGTCATGgtcaaaaagcaaatatttgagCTCCTGGCTGCACTGTGCATTTACTCATCAGATGGCCACTCTTTGGCTCTGGATGCTTTGGACCATTACAAG AGTGTGAAGAACCAGCAGTATCGGTTCAGCATCATCATGAACGAGCTGTCCAACACAGACAACGTGCCCTACATGGTGACACTGCTGAGTGCCATCAATGCCATCATcctgggcacagaggagctAAGAACAAGGACACAAATCAGAAACGAGTTCATAG GACTTCAGCTGTTGGATGTTTTAGACAAGCTAAGGTAA